From a single Apium graveolens cultivar Ventura chromosome 2, ASM990537v1, whole genome shotgun sequence genomic region:
- the LOC141709013 gene encoding aspartic proteinase 36, which translates to MAAKAGVLVLLIFVIAAVVHGGGAPARLLTLERTFPANETVEIEVLRSRDRARHARILQGVVDLDVFGASDVYVAGLYYTKLRLGSPPKEYNVQIDTGSDILWISCSSCTDCPKTSGLGVELNLYDIGSSSTGSLVSCSNPICNSMVKTNAAGCITQGNQCGYSFEYGDGSGTTGYYVTDLLYFDTILGPSVTANSSAPIVFGCSSYQSGDLTKTDRALDGIIGFGQQDLSVMSQLSALGITPKVFSHCLRGEGKGGGILVLGEILDPTIVYTPLVPSQPHYNLNLLSIAVGGQLLSVDPVAFATSSNRGTIVDSGTTLTYLVAEAYDPFVDTVTAGVSQYATPMVSKGSQCYLVSSSINEVFPLVAFNFEGGASIVLKPTNYLMDTGFVDGAPLWCIGFQKAQDQAVTILGDLVLKDKVFIYDLSRQRIGWADYDCSSSVNVSITSSKDEFVNAGQLHSSSSSRTTLLHLIHLSSCGFFFTFLYTRFLFW; encoded by the exons aTGGCGGCGAAGGCTGGTGTGTtagtgttattgatctttgtgaTTGCTGCGGTAGTTCACGGAGGAGGAGCTCCGGCGAGATTATTAACACTAGAGAGAACCTTTCCGGCGAACGAGACGGTGGAGATAGAGGTGTTAAGAAGTAGAGATAGAGCAAGACATGCTAGAATCTTACAAGGTGTTGTTGATTTAGATGTGTTTGGTGCCTCCGATGTCTATGTGGCCGg GTTGTACTATACCAAACTAAGATTAGGTTCTCCACCTAAGGAGTATAATGTGCAAATCGATACGGGAAGTGATATATTGTGGATTAGTTGCAGTTCCTGCACTGATTGCCCTAAAACAAGTGGACTCGGG GTTGAGCTCAATTTATATGATATAGGAAGCTCATCGACAGGTTCCTTGGTTTCATGTTCGAACCCTATATGTAACTCCATGGTTAAAACTAATGCTGCTGGTTGCATCACCCAAGGGAATCAGTGTGGTTATTCTTTTGAGTATGGGGATGGAAGTGGGACTACTGGTTATTATGTTACTGATCTGCTTTACTTCGATACAATTCTGGGACCATCAGTGACTGCTAACTCTTCTGCTCCAATAGTTTTTGG GTGTAGCTCTTATCAGTCCGGGGACTTGACAAAAACAGATCGAGCACTTGATGGAATTATTGGATTTGGTCAACAGGATTTATCTGTCATGTCACAATTGTCAGCTCTTGGAATCACTCCTAAGGTGTTTTCTCATTGCTTGAGAGGCGAGGGCAAGGGTGGAGGCATTTTAGTTCTTGGTGAGATTTTGGATCCGACAATCGTTTATACTCCACTTGTCCCATCACA GCCTCATTATAACTTGAATCTGCTAAGTATTGCTGTTGGTGGGCAGTTGCTGTCTGTTGATCCAGTAGCATTTGCAACATCAAGTAACCGAGGAACTATCGTAGATTCTGGAACAACTTTGACATACCTTGTTGCAGAAGCTTATGATCCCTTTGTTGACACT GTAACTGCTGGTGTTTCACAATATGCAACACCGATGGTTTCAAAAGGAAGTCAATGTTATTTAGTCTCCTCCAG CATAAATGAAGTCTTTCCCCTTGTTGCTTTTAACTTTGAGGGAGGGGCGTCTATTGTACTTAAACCAACGAACTACCTGATGGACACGGGCTTTGTT GATGGTGCTCCATTGTGGTGCATTGGTTTTCAAAAAGCTCAAGATCAAGCAGTGACGATATTAGGAG ATCTCGTTCTTAAAGATAAGGTATTCATCTATGATCTATCTCGCCAACGAATCGGATGGGCAGATTATGATT GTTCTTCGTCTGTGAATGTCTCCATAACATCTAGCAAGGATGAATTTGTCAATGCAGGACAACTACATTCCAGCAGCTCCTCAAGAACTACACTATTGCACTTGATACACTTAAGCAGTTGCGGATTCTTCTTCACATTTCTATACACCAGATTCCTATTTTGGTAA
- the LOC141709017 gene encoding pistil-specific extensin-like protein: MGEMVLLIIASSLLMASVSTGIVGAANDEVINVGGKVLCQDCTQGWNEWLNGAKPIKGSRVSITCFNEGRIVYYGSDETDETGEYEITFIDSKKINPRDCFLRLVSSPDPVCNIATNTGGGREGVALDKPTIVYRDITKYLLGSFYYTTPMCDEPDATGSENKF; the protein is encoded by the exons ATGGGAGAAATGGTGTTGCTGATCATTGCATCTTCGCTTCTAATGGCTTCCGTGAGCACGGGCATTGTCGGAGCTGCAAACGATGAGGTGATCAATGTGGGAGGTAAAGTTCTTTGCCAGGATTGCACTCAGGGATGGAATGAATGGCTCAATGGTGCCAAACCTATTAAAG GTAGCAGAGTATCGATAACATGTTTCAATGAAGGCCGAATTGTGTACTATGGGAGCGACGAGACTGATGAAACGGGGGAGTATGAAATTACGTTCATCGACAGCAAGAAGATCAATCCTAGAGATTGCTTTCTGAGGCTCGTCTCCTCACCGGACCCTGTCTGCAACATTGCTACCAATACTGGTGGTGGCCGGGAAGGGGTTGCGCTGGACAAACCAACCATAGTGTACCGAGATATTACCAAATATCTGCTTGGTTCTTTTTACTACACAACTCCCATGTGTGATGAACCTGATGCAACTGGATCCGAAAACAAGTTCTGA
- the LOC141709014 gene encoding photosynthetic NDH subunit of subcomplex B 1, chloroplastic gives MASATSACLLPKSVVPKFACSPAVSGGASHLTNAAFFNTVTLSDQLCHAQRPCFRQYAKNRNEWLDPFDFGDDPEMEYGSIFSDGKQEEDPRPPDNPDNPYGFLKFPMGYSVEIASLGLKIRGDVRRCCCVISGGVYENLLFFPTIQLIKARYPGVQVDVIASPRGKQTYELNKNVRWADAYDPDVDFPDPAEYTDMIGIIKNRYYDMILSTKLAGLGHAAFLFMSTARDRVSYIYPNVNSAGAGLLLSQTFTPDRLNLSDGGYHMYHQMTDWLGRPARGVPREPLPPLKVSISRKLKEYVMEKYTKAGAVKGNYVVIHGIQSDSKASMQSGGDPDSLLPIQTWAEIASTIRGVKPVFVIPREKVREDVEEIGGEEASIVFISTPGQLAALINDSVGVIATNTAAVQLSIAREKPCIALFSSEEKGKLFVPDAEVKRCKIISSKTGSLADIDIETIKAAVQIFEMPLALV, from the exons ATGGCCTCTGCTACATCAGCATGTCTACTACCAAAATCAGTTGTTCCAAAATTCGCATGTTCACCTGCAGTTTCTGGAGGTGCTAGTCATCTCACCAATGCAGCTTTCTTTAATACTGTCACACTGTCTGACCAACTTTGTCATGCACAGAGGCCTTGTTTTCGGCAATATGCTAAAAATAGGAATGAGTGGCTTGACCCTTTTGATTTCGGAGATGATCCTGAAATGGAATATGGATCAATTTTTTCAGATGGTAAGCAAGAGGAGGATCCCAGACCACCTGATAATCCTGATAACCCATATGGCTTCTTGAAATTTCCAATGGGGTACAGTGTGGAAATTGCTTCACTAGGTTTGAAAATCAGAGGTGATGTTAGAAGATGCTGTTGTGTTATTTCTGGAGGGGTTTATGAAAATTTGTTGTTTTTTCCAACAATTCAGTTAATCAAGGCGCGGTATCCAGGTGTTCAAGTGGACGTGATAGCATCACCTAGAGGGAAACAAACTTATGAGTTAAATAAAAATGTCAGGTGGGCTGATGCTTACGATCCAGATGTAGACTTTCCTGATCCCGCAGAGTATACTGATATGATTGGAATTATCAAG aatagatattaTGATATGATCTTATCAACCAAACTAGCAGGGCTTGGACACGCAGCATTCTTGTTTATGTCTACTGCAAGGGACAGAGTTAGCTACATATATCCCAATGTGAATTCTGCAGGAGCTGGTTTGCTCTTATCTCAAACATTTACGCCTGATAGATTGAACCTCTCAGATGGTGGATACCATAT GTACCATCAAATGACCGATTGGTTGGGAAGACCTGCTCGTGGTGTACCAAGAGAACCCCTGCCTCCACTAAAAGTATCGATCTCTAGGAAGCTGAAAGAGTACGTGATGGAAAAATATACAAAAGCTGGTGCAGTGAAAGGAAACTATGTAGTGATTCATGGTATACAGTCAGATTCAAAAGCTTCAATGCAGTCCGGTGGTGATCCTGATAGTTTGCTTCCCATCCAAACCTGGGCAGAAATAGCCAGCACCATACG CGGAGTGAAGCCAGTTTTTGTAATTCCTCGTGAGAAAGTACGGGAAGACGTTGAAGAAATTGGTGGAGAAGAAGCCAGTATAGTATTCATCAGTACTCCAGGACAG TTGGCTGCTCTCATCAACGATTCAGTCGGTGTAATTGCTACAAACACAGCCGCTGTCCAACTCTCTATTGCACGGGAAAAACCTTG CATTGCCTTGTTCAGCTCCGAAGAGAAGGGGAAGCTCTTTGTTCCGGATGCAGAAGTGAAAAGATGCAAGATTATTTCATCAAAGACAGGATCATTGGCAGACATTGATATCGAAACTATTAAAGCTGCAGTTCAGATCTTTGAAATGCCCCTGGCACTTGTATAG
- the LOC141709016 gene encoding vacuolar protein-sorting-associated protein 37 homolog 1-like, which yields MFKSFWGSQEQGTPARPQEIPTNSWYPPSVVSSQNSPSRPPAPSSSSSNSFPHMHGDRPPSFANVPPAEAAAIINSLKDKSVDELRKLLSDKDAYQQLLHSLDMVKTQNSVWDELKNETLQLARENLEKESYIMELKNQCRIIWTTELATAREKLNELERQTSEIMMSYSPPSMLQRIQETMIKTDEESETVHKLLLENECDLPVFVQKYKKLRNAYHKCALTHLAAKTSMMGSGGTM from the exons ATGTTCAAATCTTTCTG GGGTTCTCAAGAGCAAGGGACCCCGGCGCGCCCTCAAGAAATTCCTACAAATTCATGGTATCCTCCATCGGTAGTAAGTTCACAGAATTCCCCCTCCCGCCCTCCAGCGCCTAGCAGCAGCTCTTCAAACTCCTTCCCGCACATGCATGGTGATCGACCTCCGTCATTCGCTAATGTTCCACCTGCAGAGGCCGCAGCCATTATTAATTCTTTGAAAGACAAGAG TGTTGATGAATTGAGGAAACTTTTGTCTGACAAGGATGCCTATCAGCAGTTGTTGCATTCACTCGACATGGTCAAAACTCAGAACAGT GTCTGGGATGAACTTAAAAATGAAACTCTGCAGCTTGCAA GGGAAAACTTGGAAAAAGAATCTTATATAATGGAGTTGAAAAATCAG TGTAGAATAATTTGGACAACCGAATTGGCAACTGCCCGAGAAAAGTTAAATGAGCTTGAGAGGCAAACATCTGAGATTATGATGTCATACTCGCCACCATCAATGCTCCAGCGCATTCAAG AGACAATGATCAAAACAGATGAAGAATCTGAAACTGTCCACAAACTGCTGCTTGAAAATGAATGTGATCTCCCAGTCTTCGTACAGAAGTACAAAAAGCTGCGGAATGCGTATCACAAATGCGCTCTCACCCATCTGGCAGCTAAAACATCGATGATGGGTTCAGGCGGGACTATGTAA